A section of the Papio anubis isolate 15944 chromosome 16, Panubis1.0, whole genome shotgun sequence genome encodes:
- the LOC116270838 gene encoding neuronal acetylcholine receptor subunit alpha-4-like: MELGGPGAPRLLPPLLLLLGIGLLRASSHVETRAHAEERLLKKLFSGYNKWSRPVANISDVVLVRFGLSIAQLIDVVGGGVAIMCCD; this comes from the exons ATGGAGCTCGGGGGCCCCGGGGCACCGCGGCTGCTGCCCccgctgctgctgcttctggggATCGGCCTCCTGCGCG CCAGCAGCCATGTGGAGACCCGGGCCCACGCCGAGGAGCGGCTCCTGAAGAAACTCTTCTCGGGTTACAACAAGTGGTCCCGACCCGTGGCCAACATCTCGGACGTGGTCCTTGTCCGCTTCGGCTTGTCCATTGCTCAGCTTATTGACGTGGTAGGTGGGGGCGTGGCCATCATGTGCTGTGACTGA